DNA sequence from the Eisenibacter elegans DSM 3317 genome:
TAGAGATGGCTGTATCATTCCCAATGACTTGGGCGCAGACCATCGTCAGGGCTTCAGACTGGGTAGGGTTTACTTTGCCGGGCATGATAGAGGAGCCGGGTTCGTTTTCGGGGATGAGGATTTCGCCGATACCGCTGCGAGGCCCAGAGCTAAGCATACGAATGTCATTGCCTATTTTCATCAACGCTACGGCCAGCTGTTTTAGTGCGCCAGAGGTCTCTACGATAGCATCGTGCGCGGCTAGGGCTTCAAACTTATTCTCGGCTGTGATGAACGGCTGCCCGGCAAACTCCGCAATTTTTTGGGCTACCAATTCGGCATAACCCTTGGGCGTATTCAGCCCCGTACCTACTGCGGTGCCGCCCAAGGCAAGCTGGCTAAGGTGGGCTAGGGTATTGCGCAGGGCTTTCATCCCGAAGTCAAGTTGGGCTACATACCCTGAGAACTCGTGGCCCAGCGTAAGCGGTGTAGCATCCATAAAGTGTGTACGGCCAATTTTGACTACATTGGCAAAAGCCTTGGCCTTTTGGTCGAGCACATCGCGCAGCCCCTGGATTTTGGGCAGCGTCTCTTCCACAATCAGCTTGTAGGCCGCAATGTGCATCGCTGTTGGGAAGGTATCATTAGACGATTGTGATTTGTTGACATCATCGTTGGGGTGTACTTTCTTCTTCTCGTCTACTAGTTGGCCGCCGGCGATGACGTGCGCACGGTTGGCTATTACTTCGTTCACGTTCATATTCGACTGTGTACCCGAGCCGGTCTGCCATACAACAAGCGGGAACTGATCGTCGAGCTTTCCGGCCAAAATCTCATCGCACACTTGGCTGATAAGCTGCGCCTTTTCAGCATCCATCACCCCTAGGGCTTGATTGGTTTGGGCGGCTGCTTTTT
Encoded proteins:
- the fumC gene encoding class II fumarate hydratase, whose translation is MSYRIEKDTMGEVQVPAEKYWGAQTQRSLQNFAIGNNRMPDEIIKAFAILKKAAAQTNQALGVMDAEKAQLISQVCDEILAGKLDDQFPLVVWQTGSGTQSNMNVNEVIANRAHVIAGGQLVDEKKKVHPNDDVNKSQSSNDTFPTAMHIAAYKLIVEETLPKIQGLRDVLDQKAKAFANVVKIGRTHFMDATPLTLGHEFSGYVAQLDFGMKALRNTLAHLSQLALGGTAVGTGLNTPKGYAELVAQKIAEFAGQPFITAENKFEALAAHDAIVETSGALKQLAVALMKIGNDIRMLSSGPRSGIGEILIPENEPGSSIMPGKVNPTQSEALTMVCAQVIGNDTAISIGGATGHFELNVFKPMMIYNLLNSARLLGDACESFRANCAVGIEPNYPMIKRHLENSLMLVTALNPHIGYENAAKIAKKAHAEGTTLKEAALALGLLTAEQFDQWVIAEKMVGGL